In Mycolicibacterium mucogenicum DSM 44124, the following are encoded in one genomic region:
- the glgX gene encoding glycogen debranching protein GlgX, translated as MTESADSEDNRRTEVWPGKAYPLGATYDGVGTNFAVFSEAAERVELCLFADDGTETRVVLPEVDGFIWHGFLPDVVPGQHYGYRVHGPYDPAAGQRCNPNKLLIDPYAKAIDGEFRWDQSLFGYNFGDEDSRNDDDSAARMPKSVVINPYFDWGTDRPPQRAYADSVIYEAHVKGLTQRHPDVPDRDRGTYAGVAHPAIIDHLKSFGVTAIELMPVHHFANDSVLIDKGLSNYWGYNTIGFFAPDPKYTSGVTPGGQVQEFKAMVRDLHQADIEVILDVVYNHTAEGNHLGPTLSFRGIDNAAYYRLVDGEQKFYMDYTGTGNSLNAGHPHALQLIMDSLRYWVTEMHVDGFRFDLASTLAREFYDVDRLSTFFEMVQQDPVISQVKLIAEPWDVGPGGYQVGNFPPQWTEWNGKYRDAVRDFWRGEESTLGEFASRLTGSADLYEHTSRRPVASINFVTAHDGFTLRDLVSYNEKHNEANGDDNADGESNNRSWNCGVEGPTDDPDIETLRRRQQRNFLATTLLSQGVPMISHGDELGRTQGGNNNGYCQDNEITWIDWESADTELTAFIGGVAAIRTAHPVFRRRRFFNGRPVRARGAQDVPDVAFFTPSGSEMTDDDWNTAFGKSVAVYLNGQGIPDLDERGQRVVDDSFVLCFNAHDDAIEFALPPEQFGSRWQLILDTASGLATVDAENTPLEAEATVTVEGRALTVFRTVS; from the coding sequence ATGACAGAGTCCGCCGACTCGGAGGACAACCGTCGCACCGAAGTATGGCCGGGCAAGGCGTATCCACTCGGAGCGACGTATGACGGCGTCGGAACGAACTTCGCCGTCTTCAGTGAGGCCGCGGAGCGGGTTGAGCTCTGCCTGTTCGCCGACGATGGCACCGAAACGCGAGTGGTGCTGCCGGAAGTCGACGGATTCATCTGGCACGGATTCCTGCCCGACGTTGTACCCGGACAGCACTACGGCTATCGGGTCCATGGGCCGTACGACCCGGCGGCGGGGCAGCGCTGCAACCCGAACAAGCTGCTGATCGATCCCTACGCCAAGGCGATCGACGGCGAATTCCGTTGGGACCAAAGCCTCTTCGGATACAACTTCGGTGACGAAGACAGCCGCAACGACGACGATTCTGCCGCCCGCATGCCGAAGTCGGTGGTGATCAACCCGTACTTCGACTGGGGGACGGACCGGCCGCCGCAGCGCGCGTACGCCGATTCGGTGATCTACGAGGCCCATGTAAAGGGGCTGACGCAGCGTCACCCCGACGTTCCCGACCGCGACCGCGGTACCTACGCAGGTGTCGCGCATCCCGCGATAATCGACCATTTGAAGAGCTTCGGCGTCACCGCCATCGAGTTGATGCCGGTGCACCACTTCGCCAACGACTCCGTGCTGATCGACAAAGGGCTGTCGAATTACTGGGGGTACAACACCATCGGGTTCTTCGCGCCGGACCCCAAGTACACGTCAGGGGTGACGCCCGGAGGTCAGGTTCAAGAGTTCAAGGCCATGGTGCGCGACCTGCACCAGGCGGACATCGAGGTGATCCTCGATGTGGTCTACAACCACACCGCGGAAGGCAACCACCTGGGCCCGACGCTGTCCTTCCGGGGGATCGACAACGCCGCCTACTACCGGCTGGTCGATGGGGAGCAGAAGTTCTACATGGACTACACGGGCACGGGAAACAGCCTCAATGCCGGTCACCCGCATGCCCTGCAGCTCATCATGGATTCGTTGCGGTACTGGGTGACCGAGATGCATGTCGACGGTTTCCGTTTCGATCTGGCGTCCACGCTGGCGCGGGAGTTCTACGACGTGGACCGGCTCTCGACGTTCTTCGAGATGGTGCAGCAGGATCCGGTCATCAGCCAGGTCAAGTTGATCGCCGAGCCGTGGGATGTCGGGCCCGGTGGTTATCAGGTCGGGAACTTCCCGCCGCAGTGGACGGAATGGAACGGCAAGTACCGCGACGCCGTGCGTGACTTCTGGCGCGGTGAGGAGTCCACGCTCGGTGAATTCGCGTCACGGCTCACGGGATCGGCGGACCTGTATGAGCACACCTCGCGCCGGCCGGTCGCCTCGATCAATTTCGTGACCGCCCATGACGGTTTCACGCTGCGGGACCTGGTGTCCTACAACGAGAAACACAACGAGGCCAACGGTGACGACAACGCCGATGGCGAATCGAACAACCGGTCATGGAACTGCGGTGTGGAAGGTCCGACCGACGATCCCGACATCGAGACGCTGCGGCGGCGCCAGCAGCGCAATTTTCTGGCCACCACCTTGCTGAGCCAGGGCGTGCCCATGATTTCGCACGGCGACGAACTGGGCCGCACGCAGGGGGGAAACAACAACGGCTACTGCCAGGACAACGAAATCACCTGGATCGATTGGGAATCCGCAGACACCGAGTTGACCGCGTTCATCGGTGGCGTCGCCGCAATCCGTACCGCGCACCCGGTTTTTCGGCGTCGCCGCTTCTTCAACGGTCGGCCGGTGCGTGCCCGGGGCGCACAGGACGTCCCGGACGTCGCCTTCTTCACCCCGAGCGGCTCGGAGATGACCGACGACGATTGGAACACCGCCTTCGGCAAGTCCGTTGCGGTCTACCTCAACGGGCAGGGCATCCCGGACCTGGACGAGCGCGGGCAGCGGGTCGTCGACGACTCGTTTGTGCTGTGTTTCAACGCTCACGATGACGCCATCGAATTCGCGCTGCCGCCCGAACAATTCGGCTCCAGATGGCAATTGATACTCGACACCGCCAGTGGTCTGGCCACCGTGGACGCTGAGAACACGCCGCTCGAGGCGGAAGCTACCGTGACAGTGGAAGGCCGTGCCCTCACGGTGTTCCGTACCGTTTCCTGA